One window from the genome of Aptenodytes patagonicus chromosome 4, bAptPat1.pri.cur, whole genome shotgun sequence encodes:
- the STOX2 gene encoding storkhead-box protein 2 isoform X4, with translation MSPISQSQFIPLGEILCLAISAMNSARKQVTQEALMEHLTTCFPGVPTPSPEILRHTLNMLVRERKIYPTPDGYFIVTPQTYFITPSLIRTNSKWYHLDERIPDRSQCTSPQQGTITPSTSGCVRDRTLPKNHCDSCHCCREDMHSMHASTLQRKSAKDCKDSYCPPSLCQVPPTEKSKSTVNFSYKAETLTKPKDVEKQSKKFGLKLFRLSFKKDKTKQLANFSAQFPPEEWPLRDEDTPTTIPREVEMEIIRRINPDLTVENVMRHTALMKKLEEEKAQRSKAGSSAHHSGRSKKSRNHRKSHGKSRSHSKTRVSKGDPSDGSHLDIPAEREYEFYDPLTRSPREGCFIIEHKGDNFIMHSNPNMIESHFPMTPEWDVSGELAKRRTEMPFPEPSRGSSHSKVHRSHSHTQDRRSRNERSSKAKERSRSMDNSKGPLGSATLGTPEDIGEGCSPDDQTTSQTYIDDSTLRPSQSLTHQRALISSASYKETCIPEIASGSVETPSSCSLLEQSKPTENLPSYSELNSCTTKSAVDDYFQCNTSSETVLTAPSPLGKNKEDHDTLTGTDGLKKMTPAERQSQHITREPGVHKEESPKGASSGSVVAGQTPEVIANGRLVQHHSVESSSLDKRKEIFSKDTLFKPLHNTLSVNSYHKSSTPMLKPHQKTPSDTLPVRCEKLEQAIVTSVTQVMPVSQRQQETTGNQEASFDYYNVSDDDDSEEGTNKNAEEEKNRDDVGTMQWLLEREKERDLQRKFEKNLTLLTPKETENSNNQRATHSARLDSMDSSSITVDSGFNSPRTRESLASNTSSIVESNRRQNPALSPAHGGAGPTFNFRATADPPTSEAEKLQKPTNCLQASVTSV, from the exons ATGTCTCCCATCAGTCAGTCACAGTTTATTCCACTTGGGGAAATCCTTTGCCTGGCCATCTCAGCAATGAACTCTGCCCGAAAACAAGTCACACAAGAAGCACTAATGGAACACCTAACAACGTGCTTCCCAG GAGTTCCAACACCCAGTCCAGAAATCCTTCGACATACCTTGAATATGCTTGTACGGGAGAGGAAAATATACCCAACTCCGGATGGTTATTTCATTGTAACCCCACAGACTTACTTTATAACACCATCTCTCATAAGAACTAACAGTAAATGGTACCATTTGGATGAGAGGATACCTGACAGGTCTCAATGTACCTCTCCGCAACAAGGAACTATAACTCCCTCCACCTCGGGATGCGTCAGGGACCGAACACTACCCAAAAACCACTGCGACTCCTGCCATTGTTGCAGAGAAGATATGCACAGCATGCATGCATCTACCCTACAGAGGAAATCAGCAAAAGACTGTAAAGACTCGTACTGTCCTCCTTCATTATGTCAGGTCCCACCTACTGAGAAAAGTAAAAGTACTGTCAATTTTTCTTATAAAGCAGAGACACTCACAAAGCCTAAGGATGTAGAAAAGCAGTCTAAGAAATTTGGACTCAAATTATTCCGATTAAGTTTTAAGAAGGACAAGACAAAACAGTTGGCAAATTTCTCTGCCCAGTTTCCTCCAGAGGAGTGGCCGCTAAGGGACGAGGACACCCCTACCACTATACCTAGAGAGGTAGAAATGGAGATTATCAGGCGCATTAACCCAGACTTGACTGTGGAAAATGTCATGAGGCACACTGCACTAATGAAGAaacttgaagaagaaaaagctcaACGAAGCAAAGCAGGATCTTCAGCTCACCACAGTGGACGAAGTAAAAAGAGCAGGAATCACAGAAAGTCTCATGGGAAATCGAGGTCACACAGCAAGACTCGGGTGTCCAAAGGAGACCCATCAGATGGCTCTCATTTGGATATACCTGCTGAAAGGGAGTATGAGTTCTATGATCCCTTGACTCGATCCCCACGGGAAGGCTGTTTTATAATAGAACACAAGGGAGATAATTTTATAATGCACAGCAATCCTAATATGATTGAATCTCACTTTCCCATGACACCAGAGTGGGATGTGTCTGGTGAGCTGGCCAAAAGAAGAACTGAAATGCCTTTTCCTGAACCTTCCAGGGGAAGCTCCCACTCCAAGGTCCATCGGAGCCACAGCCATACACAGGATAGAAGATCGAGGAATGAGCGGTCCAGTAAGGCTAAAGAAAGGTCTAGATCCATGGATAACTCCAAGGGACCTCTGGGCTCAGCTACTTTAGGCACACCTGAAGATATAGGTGAAGGCTGTAGCCCAGATGACCAAACAACTAGCCAAACCTATATTGACGATAGTACCTTAAGGCCATCTCAGTCGCTCACTCATCAAAGGGCTCTGATTTCATCTGCAAGCTACAAAGAGACTTGCATCCCTGAAATAGCTAGTGGCAGTGTAGAAACCCCCAGTTCTTGTAGCCTACTGGAACAAAGCAAGCCTACAGAGAATTTGCCATCGTATAGCGAGCTCAACTCCTGCACAACAAAATCTGCAGTCGATGACTATTTTCAGTGCAACACATCCAGTGAGACTGTGCTTACTGCTCCGTCACCACTGGGAAAGAATAAAGAGGATCATGACACACTGACAGGGACAGATGGGCTCAAAAAAATGACTCCCGCGGAAAGGCAGTCTCAACATATTACTAGGGAGCCTGGGGTACACAAAGAGGAGTCCCCAAAGGGCGCAAGCAGTGGTTCAGTGGTTGCTGGCCAAACTCCAGAGGTGATTGCAAATGGGCGGCTGGTTCAACACCATAGTGTTGAATCAAGCAGCCTtgataaaaggaaagaaatatttagcAAGGATACACTCTTTAAACCTCTGCACAACACTCTTTCTGTGAATAGTTACCATAAGTCTAGCACACCCATGCTAAAGCCTCATCAAAAGACCCCCTCTGACACATTGCCAGTCAGATGTGAGAAACTTGAACAAGCGATAGTAACCTCAGTCACACAAGTCATGCCCGTTTCACAGAGACAGCAAGAGACAACTGGGAACCAGGAGGCCTCCTTCGACTACTACAACGTATCTGATGACGACGACTCAGAGGAAGGAACCAACAAAaatgctgaggaagaaaagaacaggGATGATGTCGGCACAATGCAGTGGCTCctagagagagaaaaggagagggatcTGCAGCGAAAGTTTGAGAAGAATCTTACTCTTCTCACCCCGAAGGAAACGGAGAATAGCAACAACCAGAGAGCCACCCACTCAGCCCGCCTGGACAGCATGGACAGCAGCAGCATTACTGTGGACAGCGGGTTCAACTCTCCACG
- the STOX2 gene encoding storkhead-box protein 2 isoform X3, whose amino-acid sequence MHIAVTSQLLWILYWSMEPDHRGSGDVSPISMSPISQSQFIPLGEILCLAISAMNSARKQVTQEALMEHLTTCFPGVPTPSPEILRHTLNMLVRERKIYPTPDGYFIVTPQTYFITPSLIRTNSKWYHLDERIPDRSQCTSPQQGTITPSTSGCVRDRTLPKNHCDSCHCCREDMHSMHASTLQRKSAKDCKDSYCPPSLCQVPPTEKSKSTVNFSYKAETLTKPKDVEKQSKKFGLKLFRLSFKKDKTKQLANFSAQFPPEEWPLRDEDTPTTIPREVEMEIIRRINPDLTVENVMRHTALMKKLEEEKAQRSKAGSSAHHSGRSKKSRNHRKSHGKSRSHSKTRVSKGDPSDGSHLDIPAEREYEFYDPLTRSPREGCFIIEHKGDNFIMHSNPNMIESHFPMTPEWDVSGELAKRRTEMPFPEPSRGSSHSKVHRSHSHTQDRRSRNERSSKAKERSRSMDNSKGPLGSATLGTPEDIGEGCSPDDQTTSQTYIDDSTLRPSQSLTHQRALISSASYKETCIPEIASGSVETPSSCSLLEQSKPTENLPSYSELNSCTTKSAVDDYFQCNTSSETVLTAPSPLGKNKEDHDTLTGTDGLKKMTPAERQSQHITREPGVHKEESPKGASSGSVVAGQTPEVIANGRLVQHHSVESSSLDKRKEIFSKDTLFKPLHNTLSVNSYHKSSTPMLKPHQKTPSDTLPVRCEKLEQAIVTSVTQVMPVSQRQQETTGNQEASFDYYNVSDDDDSEEGTNKNAEEEKNRDDVGTMQWLLEREKERDLQRKFEKNLTLLTPKETENSNNQRATHSARLDSMDSSSITVDSGFNSPRTRESLASNTSSIVESNRRQNPALSPAHGGAGPTFNFRATADPPTSEAEKLQKPTNCLQASVTSV is encoded by the exons GTGATGTATCACCCATCAGCATGTCTCCCATCAGTCAGTCACAGTTTATTCCACTTGGGGAAATCCTTTGCCTGGCCATCTCAGCAATGAACTCTGCCCGAAAACAAGTCACACAAGAAGCACTAATGGAACACCTAACAACGTGCTTCCCAG GAGTTCCAACACCCAGTCCAGAAATCCTTCGACATACCTTGAATATGCTTGTACGGGAGAGGAAAATATACCCAACTCCGGATGGTTATTTCATTGTAACCCCACAGACTTACTTTATAACACCATCTCTCATAAGAACTAACAGTAAATGGTACCATTTGGATGAGAGGATACCTGACAGGTCTCAATGTACCTCTCCGCAACAAGGAACTATAACTCCCTCCACCTCGGGATGCGTCAGGGACCGAACACTACCCAAAAACCACTGCGACTCCTGCCATTGTTGCAGAGAAGATATGCACAGCATGCATGCATCTACCCTACAGAGGAAATCAGCAAAAGACTGTAAAGACTCGTACTGTCCTCCTTCATTATGTCAGGTCCCACCTACTGAGAAAAGTAAAAGTACTGTCAATTTTTCTTATAAAGCAGAGACACTCACAAAGCCTAAGGATGTAGAAAAGCAGTCTAAGAAATTTGGACTCAAATTATTCCGATTAAGTTTTAAGAAGGACAAGACAAAACAGTTGGCAAATTTCTCTGCCCAGTTTCCTCCAGAGGAGTGGCCGCTAAGGGACGAGGACACCCCTACCACTATACCTAGAGAGGTAGAAATGGAGATTATCAGGCGCATTAACCCAGACTTGACTGTGGAAAATGTCATGAGGCACACTGCACTAATGAAGAaacttgaagaagaaaaagctcaACGAAGCAAAGCAGGATCTTCAGCTCACCACAGTGGACGAAGTAAAAAGAGCAGGAATCACAGAAAGTCTCATGGGAAATCGAGGTCACACAGCAAGACTCGGGTGTCCAAAGGAGACCCATCAGATGGCTCTCATTTGGATATACCTGCTGAAAGGGAGTATGAGTTCTATGATCCCTTGACTCGATCCCCACGGGAAGGCTGTTTTATAATAGAACACAAGGGAGATAATTTTATAATGCACAGCAATCCTAATATGATTGAATCTCACTTTCCCATGACACCAGAGTGGGATGTGTCTGGTGAGCTGGCCAAAAGAAGAACTGAAATGCCTTTTCCTGAACCTTCCAGGGGAAGCTCCCACTCCAAGGTCCATCGGAGCCACAGCCATACACAGGATAGAAGATCGAGGAATGAGCGGTCCAGTAAGGCTAAAGAAAGGTCTAGATCCATGGATAACTCCAAGGGACCTCTGGGCTCAGCTACTTTAGGCACACCTGAAGATATAGGTGAAGGCTGTAGCCCAGATGACCAAACAACTAGCCAAACCTATATTGACGATAGTACCTTAAGGCCATCTCAGTCGCTCACTCATCAAAGGGCTCTGATTTCATCTGCAAGCTACAAAGAGACTTGCATCCCTGAAATAGCTAGTGGCAGTGTAGAAACCCCCAGTTCTTGTAGCCTACTGGAACAAAGCAAGCCTACAGAGAATTTGCCATCGTATAGCGAGCTCAACTCCTGCACAACAAAATCTGCAGTCGATGACTATTTTCAGTGCAACACATCCAGTGAGACTGTGCTTACTGCTCCGTCACCACTGGGAAAGAATAAAGAGGATCATGACACACTGACAGGGACAGATGGGCTCAAAAAAATGACTCCCGCGGAAAGGCAGTCTCAACATATTACTAGGGAGCCTGGGGTACACAAAGAGGAGTCCCCAAAGGGCGCAAGCAGTGGTTCAGTGGTTGCTGGCCAAACTCCAGAGGTGATTGCAAATGGGCGGCTGGTTCAACACCATAGTGTTGAATCAAGCAGCCTtgataaaaggaaagaaatatttagcAAGGATACACTCTTTAAACCTCTGCACAACACTCTTTCTGTGAATAGTTACCATAAGTCTAGCACACCCATGCTAAAGCCTCATCAAAAGACCCCCTCTGACACATTGCCAGTCAGATGTGAGAAACTTGAACAAGCGATAGTAACCTCAGTCACACAAGTCATGCCCGTTTCACAGAGACAGCAAGAGACAACTGGGAACCAGGAGGCCTCCTTCGACTACTACAACGTATCTGATGACGACGACTCAGAGGAAGGAACCAACAAAaatgctgaggaagaaaagaacaggGATGATGTCGGCACAATGCAGTGGCTCctagagagagaaaaggagagggatcTGCAGCGAAAGTTTGAGAAGAATCTTACTCTTCTCACCCCGAAGGAAACGGAGAATAGCAACAACCAGAGAGCCACCCACTCAGCCCGCCTGGACAGCATGGACAGCAGCAGCATTACTGTGGACAGCGGGTTCAACTCTCCACG